The Lacerta agilis isolate rLacAgi1 chromosome 14, rLacAgi1.pri, whole genome shotgun sequence sequence AGTTTAATTCCATGGGGAATCTGTTCCCCACATGTGCAGGGAGGTTGTGGTGCTGACCTGAGTGGTTGGGGGGTTGCAGGCCCGTCTCGCCCCAGCCCCTCGTCCCCTTCCTTCAAGCCAGGGGTCAGGCCAGGCAGAAGCAGTGAccattggcagccagtggtgacgtgggcatgggcagcatggcaggggggcttgttctgtccccctccttccctgggtcAGCTGGCCAGGCACTCTCGTTGGCGCTCAGGCTGTCCCTACAGAAGTTTGGGGGCTTCTCCCCCTGGGGGCCCCATGTCTCCACCGCCGGAGGGCCCTGCCTCCACTGGCTTGCCTTCCCATGGTCTGAAGCTTGTCTGCTCTTTGccatgcaggagaaggagggatgtggctggggggaggcagcagagggaggaagctgGGAAGgcagacaggaggaagggggaagagaaaatattGAGGGTGATGTGACCCAGAAGAAAATAATTGAGGACAGTCCACGGGACCCCTGTCCCCTAGAGAGTACAACGTCCTTCTTCCCTCACAGGGCCGTAGtttgaagaaaagcaaaacaccCCAGCAGTAGTAGCCCAGCGAAAGACATCACGGTCCTGCTTCTGGGGACCACCCCCCCCTCTTAGCTGGCCTGGAGGCCCTGCCAGGTTCACGGTCCTTTCCAGCCACCACCAGTTAGAATGTGCCCCAAGCATCTTTGCCTGTACACCAGGGATAGGCTCATTCGCCCCCTCGCACTGCAGCAAATGCTATTCCTAAGGAGTCTGCAGTGATTACTGCAAGGCTAGAAAGGACCAAAATGTACATGCAAAGTTCCGTATGCCATTTGCAGGATCTCTGCTCTAGGTTGCCTCTCCCCCAACTGCTATAAACTTACAAAGTTGCCGTTTATTGGATGGAGGATACAGAATCTTTATGTGTTCAAAAACCACATGGACTGTTttattcagatatatatatatatatttttacaaactTACCGATTATCTGCAGTGGTGCTGCCTGGGCGGCATCTGCATTCTGGGTCCTGTGTTCCATTTTGGGACTGTGCACTTTCAGAGCTGCATGTTCTTTCAGTAATTTGTCTAAATTATGCTTCAATATATCCTAATACAATGGGGGGGTGTAGAAAGGAGAAAACGATGAGACAGAGAAAATGATTAAAGTGGCCATTACctcaccaaacctttattaggcattacaaatgaTTAAAGTAGCATTTCAGACTCTGTTATATTGTCTACATCattttccttgaagtagttttggagagtttttgtgagaccatctctaatttgtttgtttgtagttaggatgggactgaaggaccatgatggggtggtttgtgttcCCTCTCCTATTTCAACAGTGACTTCTACTGGGGCGTGATCTGTGATTTTTATGTACCTATGTTTGTTGATTTCACTGAGGAGATCAGACCCTGTGTGAGCAGAATGCTGTCCAGTCTGGACACTGTACCATGGCGTCTGGATTGGAATGTATGGCTGATGTCTCCCTGGTGTTGCTCACCCCAAATGTCAAAGAGACCCctgttttttttagcatttttagtAACTTGTAAGAGTCCCTAGTTGTTGGGggtttccttggaaggaaggttgCCCGTGGGGTTGTAGGGTGGATGTCTTTGGGGATATACCTTTCATATTTAGATTGAGGTCCCCTCctaggattgcttccccttcGGAGAAGAAGAGGAACTTGTTTAGTGTTTTCTGGATGAATTCTAGTTGTTTCTAGTTTGGGGGCATATATGGAGCCGATTGTCAGTTTAATTTTGCCATCTAGTGTCCCTTTAGCAAAAATGAATCTGCCTCTTTTGTCCTTAAGGACTGTGGTGGCTTTGAAGTTCAGGTCTCTACTAAGTATTATGGCTACTCCGCGGGCCTTCCCTGATACTCTCTATAATCTCTCCCCCACTCTTTAACCCAAATCTAATCCTAATCCCACTAGTCCCCCACCCACCACACTCTAGGTCAGCGCAACCCCATTGAACAACACAAAGTGAGAGACACAGGACAACCCAGACGGGTTGGCAAGGAATCACCCTACATTTCAGACTCTGTTGACAGGCCTACATTAAGACCACTCCCACAGGCGAGGATGAGAGGCCCCTCCCCTGGTGTTGGTGCAGGGAACCACCTGACTGAGACACAGGTCAAGTACCTCCCTCTCAGCTGTGCAGGGGCTTTGGAAGAGAAATGATGGCCGGCAGCACCGGCAAGGGAGTAGAAAGGGGCAAGCTGGTTGGATCAACGTCTTCACCTGCTTAGCCATGCATGGCACCTGTTGTTCCCAATAACCCTTGCTGACTTTTTCCATTCTGTACCAATTTGAGCAACCAAGGAAGCAAAAGAGGAAGGAGATCTGAGTTCAAGTCCTCCATCCGGCAGGAGCCAGGACATTTAAAGGCCAAAGCCAAGGCTTCATGCAAGTGTACTCTTCCTGCCCCCCTGTTCTGACAGGGCCACACTGCCAGGGAGCACTGATCTGATGTCAGTGGTAGCAGGTTAAGCATGTTCATATGACTGAACTGGGAAGAGTTTTCAGGGGCAATTTGACCCTGTCTTCTGAAGAGGAGTTAACCCTGTCCTATATGCTCTGCTGACAGAGAAAAAGTAGTCGGGTGGATGTGAGACAGAAATCCAACAAGAtgaggaaagaaaagagggatTTCTAGTGACTAATTGGCAAGATAGACTCGACTGTATTTAGCTCAAGCTGCTGACCAGTAAATTACAGTAAAATGAAGAACAAGGAATTCATGCATGTGTTACCCAATATTAGTGGCTTGAAATACTGACCTAGTACACCAATAATTCCATAAAGGGGCTATAAACCGTTCAATGATATGCCCTGCAGAGCTCTGACAGATGCAAATGGGAAGCTCCAACTGCCAGTGTGGCTGCAACCTCTGAGCACTCCTACCTACAGATTCTACCCAACAGCTGCTCCAACTGCTGTGGGATCCCTGTGATTCTCTGAGCTAAAAGTAATCAGAATAGACCCTGCGGATCAAGCAACAGCTGCTATAAACACAACACCAGAGGACAAAATAAATTAGAATGGTCTGAATTTCAGTGTTTGCTTTGTATTTTGAAGGAATTATAGAGCTTCTATAGTTAAGGTGGCTTAaactgaaaagaaagaaatctctgaTTTGCAAACAAGTTTGGAGAAATTCTGCCCTGAAAAACAGAACACTGCTGCCTGGGGAGAGATTCATTAAGCAGGATTTGTGCTTTACATGGCCTTTAGTGATGGCTGTGTATATGCTGAACTTCCACAAAAAGGACAGAATGTGACATTGGAAACAAAAACTcaactttccttttaaaaataaagcaaatttcTACCCCTTTGCCTAGGAGTACATACTCAATGCTTGCTGAAACATCGGAAACCAGAGTGAATTGCTGAACTTGTCGCCAATTGCTGAAGTCTTCCCTATGACTGGCAGAAGCAACATTAAGCATAAAATGATAGAAGACAAATCTGGTCATCAGCAATACAGGAACACCAGTATGGCATCCTGCACTCTGGGACCTTTGGATGATGGGGTGGACTTTTAAGTtcgaataaatgcatttttaaaaaaatctgaaactGGCTGTTGGGAGTTTTGACAGCTGCATCTTGCCATCCCAGATTAGaacattgtttgtttgtatgtatgtatgtatgtattacatACATATATGCACAGGGAAATCATGGGGTCGCGGAATACTGCATTCTACTTACCCTGTCTTTTTTAGCGCTATTCAAGTCTGATGCCAAACTATTGATCTTGGCATTGTACTGCTCTTCTTGCTCAGAGATACGCTTTTGCAAAGCCTGTCTCTCTAACCGAAGGTTATTCAGCTGTTGGTGTTCTGCAGCAGGTCTCTGTTGATCTGTTGGCGTGGATTTCTGAATTGCAGACAAAACAGTTTCTGCCTGAGCTAGGAATTAAAGGAGATTTTTCTAAGTTCATATTTAGTgaccagggtttttttggggggtggggggtgggggtgtaattTCCTTCAAACCACCTGTTCAGTCTTTACAAATTCAGGCTTTTACTTGCAAGTAACCTCAGCAAAATTGATCCTAACAGAGCTGCTTTACTATGAGAGCAGAAGGCGATGTCCGATAGGCACgcctttgtatttttaaaacaaagtaaaaaataaaaaattccatccagtagcaccttagagaccaactaactttgttcttggtatgagctttcgtgtgcatgcacacttcttcagaactttTTAAGTTCACAAAGAAATTCTGCTGCTGGAAAATTAGTTATTTGCTCCTGTGACCCAAGGCCCTCTCATAGCATCACCACTGAGCCACTCACCCACTGGTTCTCCAGGCCCCAGTTCAAACAGAAGCCCCTTTTCAAAATCCTTATGCCGAGCCAAGTACCCTCCAGTCTAATCCTATCTATTGAGACATGGGGTCACATTGCAAAACACAGTACTGATCAAATGAGAGCTCTTCAGACCATTTTCTTCCTGTGATTATTTCCAGGCAgttacttacaggtaggtagctgtgttggtctgccataggcaaaacaaaataaaaaattccttccagtagcaccttagagaccaactaagaacaaacttagttagtctctaaggtgctactggaaggaattttttattttattattttatttccaggCAGAGAGACTAGGCGTTGGGATCACCTGCTTCCTCCGTCGCCCCACTGTGCTTCATAGCGTGAAGAAACCGAGGTAACCAATGCCAGTTTGGGAAGATGCATTCCCCCAGGTAAGCGCTGCTCACATTGCTTCTCCTCCGGCTGACACTCCTCCCATCACTCTCTGGAATAATCTCCTGCTTTCCAAGGAAAGGGACCACTTTTGTGTTGCTACTCGCATGACAACAGGTGTCCATCCCAGCAGGAGTTCGGAATTAGTTCGTGAAATGGCACAATAAGCCTTTAAACTGGCCAGTCTTGCTCCTTGAGCCAATGCAGTGAATGGTGCTGAAGAGGCCAAAAACACGCGAGGGAAAATAAAAGCCCACCTCTCATTTCCCCACTGGGACTATTTCTGCCAGGTGAAAAGCAGTGCACATCTGTCAAACCTGTTGCCAGGGTTGGAGAAATCCATGGGGGAAACCGAGCTATCGTTACTCGCAAGTCACCttgcaggaggaaggagccaaATTAACATGAAGAAACACACATCCCCTACAAATGACTCGTACTTACATAAAAAAGCTGGGTTGCAATGAAGTGATCTGCATCCATTCCAGTGTTTATCAACCAAGTCTAGAAGACATTCAAGTCCTGTTTCATATAGCACTTCATCTGCCAACTGAACTGCTCCTTGAGGTATGcactaaaaaaaaattactttaatGTTTTACtttacatgtttttttaaaaaaaatcttaatgcttttaatttttttaaatatgcttttgttttatttttaatagtgcTATTTTACTACTCGGTGTCTACTATCCTGGACAGGATAAATACGCACTGCACACAGAAAAAATGTTGTGAGCTCCCCAATCACTATTGTGTAGgatctagaccaggcaccccccaaactcggccctccagctgttttgggactacaattcccatcatccctgaccactggtcctgttggctaggagtgatgggagttgtagtcccaaaacagctggagggccaggtttggggatgcctgatctagacaCAGCTTAAAACGAGGAGCTGCACACAGCCTGCAGCCTAGCACAGTGAGCAAGCCTGTGCTTTCGCATTAGCACTGCAAGATGAACAAAGTAATGTATTCTCACCTTATCCATAATGCTCTGGGGTTCAGAAATGCCTGGAATGCTGATATGCCCATGTGCTCAAATTTGCATATCTAGTCCCCAGCACTCACCTTTGTCAGATCAGTGCACAAGGCTCTTTACTGGAAGTAAACTGCAAATAgactagctcaggcataggcaaactcagccctccagatgttttgggactacaactcccatcatccctgaccactggtcctgttagctagggacgatgggatttgtagtcccaaaacatccggagggccgagtctgcctatgcctggcctagctTATTAAAGTCAAACAGCTAAAATCCAAAGTGTTGCTTAGCATTCTGCTGCCCCCACTCACTCCTCTGGAAGTGATCAGCTGCATATGTTTAGAAGTGATATTTTCAGGCTTGTGGGCAGAAGAATAAAGATAAATCTACTCTCTGGACATAATGCTCTTAATCAACAAAACTGTTAGTCCCAGGCTATGCGCAAAGGAAGGAACATACAAAGCTGCTAGCAGACCAGAATGCTGGGTTAGAAAAGGAACAAGGAAAAGGAACAAGGATGGAACAAATGGAAATGGAACCAAACACAACGATGCAAGGAGGCAGGTGTGCAGGAGGCAAAAAGTGCAAACTCAGATTTGAATCTTTGCTGACAGAAAAAGCAAGAGGCAGGTTAACTCAGCTAACAGGGTTGGAGGAGCATGGTCCCTACATCTGAAAAAGAGGGAAGCAACTATTTTAGGGAATATGACAAATGGATCAAGAAGACAATTAGGAAAAGATTCTCTTGGCTCTCGGGTCAAAGCCACGGCCCCTTTAAAAGGAAAGTTTAATTTGGAAATGGCAGAACAAAGTCCAAAGGGAATGGGACAGAGAAGAACTTCAACAAGGCAGGCTGAGTTTGGGCCTAGTCCTAGTGTCCAATTGGGAAAGGTGTCACACTAGTTAATTTACCGGTAGATGCTTATTTTAAGTCACCCACCCAATTATACAGCATTGTTGCTGTTCCGCCCATTCTGGGTGgattccagcaaattaaaacttcaatcacagtaaaacatcaaacattgaaaattgtcttcagatgtcttctaaaagtcagatagttgtttatttccttgacatctgacaggagggcgttccacaggggggtgcatcactaccgagaaggccctctgcctagttccctgtaacctcaattcgcACAATAATCTGTCTGAATTTGATATTCTAACACAGAGAGAACAAGAATAGTGATGGGGTTTTAAAAAGGACTGGTTGTCTGGCCTGGTTCCCCTTGCCAGGGTTCTTTTCAGTCTGTTTTCTTGTCCCATTATTAATCCTTGGTCATAGAAAATAGTTAAGTCGCCAAGTCAGCTATGGCGAGAAGAAATGCAACCAGCCAGTGAGTCACAGAAGGTTTATGAAAACCTCTTGCAGATTACAAATTACTAATAATGTATGGCTGGCTAGTAAACATTCTGTGGGTTACTGACTTATATAAGAAGGCATTGCTATCCTTGACAGGTTGCCTGTACATAAACGCTTTTGACTGGCTCACCAATACACATCAATTTTGGTATTGGTGCACTCATGCCTATCAAATAATTCTGACACAGTGAAGAAAAATGAGGAGGGGATTTTCCTGAAACATTTCAGAAGAATTACAAACCAGGAATGAAAACTTAAGCAAAGTATGTTGTCtatgccaaactttttaaaaaggggaaattacTTCACTAATGAAAGGGAGATGAATATGCACAGATTTCAGAAAGGAATTGGGATCCTATTATGGAGGAGTCAGTTACCAGGATAAGGAAATAGCAGGGGAAAATTAGTGCCTCTTTAAATGAAGTACTAACTTTCATTCAAAATACACACACCAGGAAATGGAATGCTGATAAGGGGGGAAAACTTAGCCAGTTCATGCTAGTATCAGTGAGCAGTTGCAGACACACATCCTTAGGAATCTTCCGTGTACCCGTTTTGTTATAACTGATCCACTAGAGAAGTTTGTTTGATCCTAAACTGACACATTTTAGACATTATCTCCTTTCTTTAGGTCTGACACCGTGGTCTTTGCTCTTTAAGCCTTTCACGTTCAGGTACCTTCTGGTCATGTCCCGCTGTTGTCTTCTGAGAAGTAACAACTATTTCATTTACTTCTGGTGGGGctacaaatggaaaaaaataagtaTTTGAACATAATTGTTTCAGTTTAGGTGAAAAAGCACTAAACCATGAAATAACAGAaatcttaaaaattaaaaaaagcatttttattcctcccctgtgaggtcggttaggctgagaggcagtgactggcatcATAGCAGAGTGAAGATATGGACTGGTCCCCCAGGtgctagcctgacactctaaccagaacactgcactggctcccagcaaCTTTCATAATAATAAGATAATCTCAGTATAAGCTAACTATATTCCTTTTCCAGTTGTGTACATTATGTCACATGCAGGAGTTACATCTGGTTTGTGGGTGAATGGAAACCGTTCTCATAACAAATGCCGGATGTTTCAATATGTAGGTTTACACATAATACTAAACCAGTTTACACATAGGCCCAGTTTACACATAATACTATGCCAGAACACAGGTCAGCACCAATTAGCAAATGCATGGGCTCCTGGACAGGTGATCATGTCTACTCTGTTCCTACCTGGTCATTTGCTGCTGCCCTGTGCTCAGTTAAGTCATAGTTTggctcatggtttagctctcccAAGGGAAACCATGAAATACAGATAAGCTCATTTTCTCTAcagagaaatacagtggtacctctggttacgaatgggatccgttccggaggcccgttcataacccgtgatgtgcgtaacctgaagcgattctgcgcatgtgcatgacgtcatttgacgcgtctgtgcatgcgcgaacccggaagtagcgcgttctgttatttctgggttcggcgcgttcataacccgtgtggtacgcatcctgaagcatttgtaacaagaggtacgactgtaggttCAACTGAAGCTGGATAAATGAAGTACAGTACATAAATAACTAGTGAAATACTGGGCTAATCCACATGGTGGCACTCTTATCATAAAGAGGGTTAGGAATTCGCCATATATTTGAGGCACAGAGTCCCAGATCTAAGACAATCCCTCTATTTCAGAAAGACAACTGCCACAGCCAACCATCTTTGCTGAAAACTGCAGCTCCCACATTCCTCTTCATACAATCTAGCAGAACTGATCCATATCCCATATCCCTGAGTTTCCACCTGCCTCTTGTGGTGGGTAGGGAGTGGAGTGTCACGGATACTGACGGAGACACCAAAATGCAGGTTAAGTTTGACAAGacaggctgggtgggtgggggaggcagatgcATGgccgctgttgctgctgctttcggTGGCAGCCGTATATTTAGATGTACAGCAAGGCCGCAGAAACACTTCAAAAACAATTTTACCTGGATGGGGTGTAAAAATAGCATGGCTTGTGATCCTTTCATATGCTTCAGCCTCATTGTGGAACTTCAAATTAGGGTCTGTCTTGGCCAGCTCTTCTGATTTAGATCCTAAGAACGAAACTCTAACGccgattttctttttcttgtgtcCTTGACCAAGGGCACTATGAGAAACTTGTAGAGTTTGTGAAGTAGGCAAGCATCTATATTCTGGAGGGGGAAACCCGAATTACTGCAATATACTGACATGAAAGGAGGCTAAGGGCCAGTTTACTTTGGTCAGCAGAATCACAGAGCAAGGCTGGTCCAGGACTGAACCGCTTTCATGGGCAGGTGACAGAGCTTGCTGACAAAAACTTCCTTGAACATTTAAAGTTTTATTTCCCTGCAGAACAATATATCCTGCTTAACCATTCAGGCAGTGCACAGTTTAGGCCACAGTCCAACTGTCTAAGGCCATTTATTCCCAAAGTACTGAAGTGTGAAGGCTGCAATACAATGCCAAGGAGTtcagtcccactgaagtcagtgagatttacttctaaATAGTTATGCACAGCATTGCGATGTCACTCTCCATGCTGGATTCTGATCATTAACTGTAAAAAAGGGTACAAATCTAAAACCAAGATGCAGTGCAATTAAGTGATACGTGTTTGCCTGTATGCTGGACGTGttcaatataaaaccacaaaagtgAGGATTATAAGGATATTTGTTTTAGCCACTTCACTTCTGTTGCTTGTCAGTAAAACCATGCAAAGTGACAGCTGGAACCCTGTGCAACAGATGCCTATGGTATCAATGACCAAACTCTGCCATTTAATTAGCCCAATAACATTTGTTATAACATACCTTCATTCGTTTCTGAGGCTTTCAGCATATTTCTGTTTTCTAACTGGGCagcctagaagaagaaaaagaaaaagaggactcTTCTACAATCAGGATctctggactcagctatacagctgcaaatatacaaTGTGCAATAtacagtgcaatatacaatgtgacactagatggcaatggtgagccttatgaaaaaatcaatgtatttaaaaaacacacgCTTTAAAAGGTATTTTCAGAACAGTTTCtacatgtgtgtagattccacctctgTAGCACAACCGACACCTGACAAAAGCAGGTCTTAAGTCTGAACCCACCAGCCGACTGGCAGTCCTGTTTGGATCTTGCTTTGCGGTATGGCTTGGCATCCGCTGCAGGAATTTGGAACCCATGTTGCTGTCCTGTTGGCTTTGGGGCTTTTTGAAAGGGGGGAGCTGTTCCCATGAGAGTGGGAGAGGTACTCACTCACTCCTTTCTCCAGCTCTTGTCTCCAGTTCACACCAAATTATGTTTTGAAGCCTGGGTACTTCCTGGCCCCATCACTCAACTTGCTGCTCTTTAATGCTATAATGTTCCTGGCCCCTATGGAGACTCCTGTGTGCTATGGAGACTTCCACTGTCTCACACCTACTCTTCCGAGCTCTTCCCGGGTGGTTTGTAGCCAGGCAAACAGCCGTAAACCACCAGGTCTCCTGCTGAAGTTCCTACCCCTCTAGGAATCCCTTGTGAGTCCTGCAGTCCCTGGTGGATGCGTCAACAGGAAAAATAATTCGGGACGGGGAGGGCAAAACAGAGAAGCAGATACATCATTTAAAGGCTTTTGTGATAAAGCTAAACAGCTGGGTTTTTAAGAGCTCCATCTAGACCCAAATAACCTGCCAGTTGCAGAGAACTGGtcggggggagagggaggctcccaGAGATGTATCATGAGGATGTGAACCCTGCCTAtctctgccgggggggggggggagccattccAAGGTAATGGAACGCTGGAATGCACTGGGAGCTTCAGaacactgttttttgtttgtttgatttatattcccccttttctccaaggagctcaaggtggcggaCACACTTCTCCTGCCCTCCCCATTAATCCTCACAGGCTAGGAggctgtgactagcccaaggtgacccagtgaaatccatggctgagtggggatcctaaccctggtctcctgggtcctagtccaaccctctggccATGCTGCCTTTCACACTGGTTGTGTTAAAGGCAACCAGAATCtgtatggtatctgaagaagtgtgcatgcacacgaaagctcataccaagaacaaactcagttggtctctaaggtgctactggaaagaatttcctattttgtttagaatCTGTATGGTTTGCTTCAAGAACCACACACTGAGTTGGAGGCATTCTTGACGTGGGAAGGATGTACAACACaggatttaaatgtttttatttacctCGGGCAGGTTTTCTTGCTTCCACTTCTGCAATAAGACAAGCCGTGCTGGAGAGGTTCCTGGCTTCCGATGCCTCTTAGTATTATCTTCTATTTTGTGAATACCTCAAGAAATAGATTTAAATAGTAAATTAATCTACAGAAACCCATACTATATACCACAGCCCTGTAGTTTCCCTTCCAAGGTCGTCACTTTTACTATAGCTCTGCCTTTGTGAGTTTTCTGCTGTGtgttttgcttctctccccccccccttcctactgttgtttactttttttaaaaaaaaaaagcttgtctGTCCTTTCTTTGTTTGGTTCTTCCCTCCTGAACTAGCTGCCTTAAGATAAGGCTCCATCTCCTTGGTTGGAACTAGAAAAGGGGCCTTTTAGTAGTGGCGCCATATATTTGGAACACTCATGCAAACTAGAATATAccacgaatgctcataccaagaacaaatttagttggtctctaaggtgctactggaaggaattttttattttattttgttttggctatggtagaccaacacggctacctacctgtaaccacccTACATCTGTTTTTCGGCAGGCCTTTAAAAActggtttttaaactgtgtttaaaagtatctggttggctactgctgaaaacaggatgttgaactaaaaggacttggcctgatccagtcggGCTCTTCTTACACTCCAAATCCCAACCTTGGCTCAGTGGGGTATCAATACAAAGGCAGTGGTTGAGTGTTTTGAGATGGCagactgcaaaaaaaaacttccatttATCTCAATGGTATTGCAGGGTGGTCTAAGGCTCCAAGCCTACATTGTGACATCATCACAAAACATCAGAATGGATACTGAAGAGAGGGATGTCTACCACACAAGTAATAAATTCCCAACTATGAAATAGGTCGGTGAGCATTTTAAACTACCATGCAACCCAGAAACATGGCGTTCCACCCAGCCTGTCATTGAAGACAACATGAGaaaagtaacaaacaaacaaaccacatactGTTTAAATCATGGAATTCAACTTTGGGGTGACTCTCGGTCGATCCAGTTATTCCTGGAGGCTTACTTAAGTCCCATTCACACTTTGTAATGAGGTTCAGGACCTCCTCATCATCTTTATCCATCACCAAGCACGTTTTGGACATCAAGTTAATGTATTCAACTCTTGGATGGGCAGAACTGCAGCAAGAAAATGGCATGCTTTTTATACCTTGCTTAAGTTTTCATTTGAGAGAAAAATGTATCTTAAGAAACAAATTACGACGTGATCCCTCTTCAGGCACTGCTGCCCTAAAAGGGTTGCGTGGATGTTAGCTTAGCCCTGCCCCGCAGGGCCATGCATCCAACACTCAGGTAACCTGAGCGAAGCTCTCAAGTGGGGAACCTTGTGTACCCATAGAGGCTTCCTGCATGACTGGGGAGCTTGTGGGGAGCCTCCACAGACAGGCAACACTCTCTGCTGCAGAAGATCACTCAAATCACCTGAGAGAGGCTAAATGTTGTCCTCCACAGGGCTGCTGTACCAGGGTTGCTTTTTAAAGTGGTGACATCTGAAGACGGCCATGGAGAGCTCATAATCTAATTCTAATTAACACACTTTTGATGAGGGAAAGTAGGTCAGTTAGCCTGATTAAGGATTAAGACTCAGAAGATCTAACAAGAGGTTTTAAGCCTTTCAGAGACTTCCTGTGCCACAGAAAGCAAACATAGTTGCAGCTCAAGCTTTTAAATGAAGCCCAAGTACTTGGATATTCGCCATGTCTGCATAGTACATCCCTACATTCCTGGCTTTGCCTGAAGCAGGATGAAACGGCTCCCGTTTGAAACAGGAACCACATGGCCTGTAATGGCTCGGTGCCAAGGCAACTCTCAAGTATGACCAGATATGCCAATACTGTGCCTAACTCTTGTCTTCACACAGATAAACAAAAGGCATGTTTGCTGCAGAGTACAAGCTGCACATGAATCTTTATTGAACACTACTGATCAGTTATCATCCCGTTTTCCACTGGCGCATGTGACACAGAAAATCTGCCCTACTTGTAGATGGTGGGATTGTCGTCTTAGGTATGCAGAATTGCAGG is a genomic window containing:
- the CEP72 gene encoding centrosomal protein of 72 kDa, with the translated sequence MAADGVPLTEESIRERVCLTHQNLADVRSLSLPGTYHEKISHLGNSLENFIHLKSLDLSRNALTTLEGLQHLTCLEKLNLYFNCISSLSEVFRLHSLTALKDVDFRLNPVVKNESDYRLFVIHMLPNLRQLDDRPVRDSERKASLLHFPTDHAYKFRKPPLVTRWTEMESSAHPRVEYINLMSKTCLVMDKDDEEVLNLITKCEWDLSKPPGITGSTESHPKVEFHDLNSIHKIEDNTKRHRKPGTSPARLVLLQKWKQENLPEAAQLENRNMLKASETNEEYRCLPTSQTLQVSHSALGQGHKKKKIGVRVSFLGSKSEELAKTDPNLKFHNEAEAYERITSHAIFTPHPAPPEVNEIVVTSQKTTAGHDQKCIPQGAVQLADEVLYETGLECLLDLVDKHWNGCRSLHCNPAFLSQAETVLSAIQKSTPTDQQRPAAEHQQLNNLRLERQALQKRISEQEEQYNAKINSLASDLNSAKKDRDILKHNLDKLLKEHAALKVHSPKMEHRTQNADAAQAAPLQIIELENHHKLLADENASLKQRLHHFDKMQELTKMLQESHRTLVSTNERLLRELEEARCRHKAEVEQLHWNYKQLKKTLPPSNITQN